The Leishmania braziliensis MHOM/BR/75/M2904 complete genome, chromosome 12 genome window below encodes:
- the PUF4 gene encoding putative pumillio protein 4, which produces MFAQAESEELLHLLSQVRLVADEEARNEQEQDQQVQQEQPHQRHHPGTGSEHTISLYDSALSATAEVLGKQRSNGSSATIASCSGGSAAGRYTASSTAAVTSSWTVYDNTDSSFLTDYEHHHANSLNQPPVSRTPATDAKVLPQRSDERARSVEEGLAKRGDGYNVFREPKQLLFTSPSAATQVATLQQRPSPHARQSIPPSHALTAYTSAVSTATKATTPLSIDDAASILPVAVNRDSSDYPSTTVDSAMFRGTPLAVVVPSVLSGYARREGTVVGEGGLEGVSYTAAAIRKEGADGDGEEEFGRAGDGESGGDRLSDVWTPARSAETPQSALDGSTRSIRAFHPPRQQSHQQLHQYHTTLSSPSSAAEAAVAQFFRGSSSLDALDSGGHDGAWRACVEAELAELQRGGRLLTSGSAGTTVQGTSISTVSPLPPTSTTPYHQLLSRLRHSPSQVPAGGLGSANTASVGGAARANTPPDRRQLSFSRLSSMGPTSVYTANITNMQWPSSSAAAADTSTEQGRSCWPRTNLTPSEAAALWECLSPYERATAAAAASSNAASVAAAAALLHTPDTVPKPVTLSSIAAHLHSGVGDPGIPEVTYEAQPYAAGPGHTFVSPSAFTTAPGRVPRPASTAQLFPPSSSHPSPAPTATTGTRVSPHHGWHQGNSNHRQEQHSHTVPPRTSAATTMALPPPPPPPPASTPSLPTTAARGSHRSQQHNLQSPSVRRWSPIDASPSITSTGHIAGNATNSPPSCSLRPSPHPRPSNGSSPALRRYTIITPSGHTTTATATNSTNSGGKKRMGGSPLDPNGTSVAAREVSREARPRVQLSPLTYTTGVGARGKSSSPYHHNPSSLAAHHLNSPSTSAVATTGSGASMVSPAAVQALIQRLHAAAAIVLPNSPSASPVVPGDGQLSRTTEESKVAGATAVPDVASAPIILAMSHDQHGCRLLQAVIDAECSEVEAFDGAHDELAAADNAAAAADRAEAVRDGCMTVSPLGVTGARAGEKGSVGNSVRERRRRRAEAFENSIPVRVVLQAIEPKLDAVMADGYGNFLLQKVFDMAPDAERQRLLRLPSLQHHLCEVACSPHGTFAVQRLVETVRNAEEEHLVFVALERDLLRLLTNANGGHVLMKVMECIRRQYIALISGTNSAAELSPAAMAATPARTPTTASGESSTAPSRRLLEERVEVLFQAIQQHLLYVCQHKQGCCIMQKCLDFLHACAGLSPSSPLSSSPAGAPMDYFERMAALLLPHVQELSAHPFGNYVVTRLVDVCYARGTTTTIDAVAAGMQRDLVRMCTNKFASNVIEHILRHCSERRIRLLCQSLMVSATPPSTSAVYSSSASMAASAAATNAAIARLPLSTVVMDPYGNYVIQTLLTVAPVDELVNTRAEGGGMLPVLQQLLPLLSSRNYGRKLETKTELALLRVEQHQQQKQCHS; this is translated from the coding sequence ATGTTCGCCCAAGCGGAGAgtgaagagctgctgcacctgctgtCGCAGGTGCGCCTCGTGGCGGACGAGGAAGCACGTAACGAGCAAGAGCAAGATCAGCAAGTACAACAGGAGCAGCCTCATCAGCGGCATCACCCAGGCACAGGCAGCGAGCACACGATATCACTGTATGATTCCGCTCTCAGCGCGACAGCAGAGGTACTTGGCAAGCAGAGAAGCAACGGCAGCTCGGCGACCATCGCCAGTTGTAGCGGTGGCTCTGCTGCGGGGCGAtacaccgcctcctccactgcagcCGTCACGAGTAGCTGGACGGTGTATGACAACACGGACAGCTCCTTTCTCACCGACtacgagcaccaccacgcgaACTCGTTGAACCAGCCTCCAGTGAGTCGCACCCCGGCCACGGATGCAAAAGTGCTTCCACAGCGCTCGGacgagcgagcgaggagCGTCGAAGAAGGCTTGGCCAAACGCGGCGACGGCTACAACGTATTCCGGGAGCCGAAGCAgctcctcttcacctccccctcAGCAGCGACTCAGGTGGCCACTCTGCAGCAGAGACCATCGCCGCACGCGCGCCAATCCATTCCCCCCTCTCATGCACTCACCGCTTACACCTCAGCTGTGAGCACGGCAACTAAAGCGACGACGCCGCTCTCGATCGATGATGCAGCGTCGATCTTACCGGTTGCAGTCAACCGTGACAGCAGCGACTACCCCAGCACAACAGTAGATAGTGCGATGTTTCGAGGTACCCCCTTAGCAGTGGTCGTACCATCGGTGCTGTCCGGCTACGCCAGGCGCGAGGGCACGGTGGTAGGCGAAGGCGGGCTCGAGGGCGTCTCAtacactgcagctgcgatACGGAAGGAGGGTGCTGACGGggatggcgaggaggagttTGGCCGCGCCGGTGATGGTGAAAGTGGCGGCGACCGACTATCGGACGTCTGGACTCCGGCGCGCAGTGCTGAGACGCCGCAGTCAGCGCTAGATGGCTCTACCCGGTCGATACGTGCGTTTCacccgccgcggcagcagtcgcaTCAGCAGCTTCACCAGTACCACACCACCCTGTCGTCTCCGTCCTCCGCAGCGGAGGCAGCTGTCGCGCAGTTCTTTCGTGGAAGCAGCAGCCTAGATGCCCTCGACAGCGGCGGTCACGACGGTGCGTGGCGTGCATGTGTCGAGGCGGAGCTCGCGGAGCTTCAGCGTGGTGGCCGCCTTCTCACAAGCGGCTCGGCAGGCACGACGGTGCAGGGAACGTCAATTTCGACAGTTTCGCCGCTTCCACCAACGTCGACGACACCGTATCACCAGCTGCTGAGTCGACTGCGGCACAGTCCGTCACAGGTGCCAGCGGGTGGGCTTGGGTCTGCCAACACTGCCTCCGtgggcggtgcggcgcgcgCGAATACGCCGCCGGATCGACGCCAGCTATCCTTCTCACGCCTGAGCAGCATGGGGCCGACGTCGGTCTACACAGCCAACATCACCAACATGCAGtggccttcctcctccgctgcagccgctgacaCATCGACAGAGCAgggccgcagctgctggccgCGCACCAACCTCACCCCGTccgaggcggcagcgttgTGGGAGTGTCTAAGCCCGTACGAGagggccaccgccgcagcagcagcgagctcgAACGCAGCCTccgtcgcggcagccgcggcgctgctccacaCCCCTGACACAGTACCGAAGCCAGTCACGCTATCCTCGATTGCTGCCCACCTTCATAGTGGCGTTGGCGATCCGGGTATCCCCGAGGTGACATACGAAGCGCAGCCGTACGCTGCCGGTCCTGGCCACACATTTGTGTCCCCGTCCGCGTTTACCACGGCCCCGGGGCGGGTGCCTCGCCCAGCCAGCACGGCACAGCTCTTTCCACCGTCGTCATCGCATCCCAGCCCTGCACCGACAGCAACGACCGGCACACGTGTCTCGCCGCACCACGGCTGGCACCAAGGCAACAGCAACCACCGGCAGGAGCAGCATTCGCACACGGTGCCGCCTCGCACGAGCGCAGCAACAACCATGgccctgccgccgccgccaccgccaccgcccgcGTCGACACCGTCATTgccaacaacagcagcaagaggCTCGCACAGGTCCCAGCAGCACAACTTACAGTCACCTTCCGTGCGCCGTTGGAGTCCCATTGATGCGTCTCCATCGATCACTAGTACCGGCCACATCGCCGGTAACGCAACCAactcgcctccctcctgcaGTCTGCGGCCCTCGCCGCACCCTCGCCCGTCCAACGGCAGCtcgccagcgctgcggcgATACACCATCATCACCCCCAGCGGTCACACGACGACCGCGACAGCCACCAACAGCACaaacagcggcggcaagaAGCGCATGGGCGGAAGCCCTCTCGACCCCAACGGTACATCGGTCGCGGCCCGAGAAGTATCGCGCGAGGCGCGGCCACGTGTGCAGCTCTCGCCGTTAACTTACACGACTGGCGTTGGTGCCCGTGGTAAGAGCTCGTCGCCATACCACCACAACCCCAGCAGTCTCGCGGCCCACCACCTGAACAGTCCGTCGACCTCCGCAGTCGCAACCACCGGGAGTGGGGCGTCGATGGTGTCGCCTGCCGCCGTTCAAGCGCTTatccagcgcctgcacgcagcggcggcaatTGTTCTGCCCAACTCGCCGTCCGCATCGCCCGTTGTGCCGGGTGATGGGCAGCTGTCGCGCACGACTGAGGAAAGCAAGGTCGCTGGTGCCACCGCAGTGCCGGACGTTGCCTCGGCGCCGATCATACTCGCCATGTCGCACGATCAGCACGGCTGCCGTCTGCTGCAGGCGGTGATCGACGCCGAGTGCAGCGAAGTCGAGGCATTCGACGGAGCGCACGACGAactggcggcagcagacaacgccgcggctgctgcggacCGAGCAGAGGCTGTGCGAGATGGGTGTATGACAGTGTCGCCGCTGGGGGTAACTGGGGCGAGGGccggggagaagggaagcgTTGGCAACAGCGTccgcgagcgccgccgccgtcgcgccgAGGCCTTCGAGAACTCCATCCCTGTACGCGTGGTTCTGCAGGCAATCGAGCCCAAGCTAGATGCCGTCATGGCCGACGGGTACGGCAACTTCCTCCTCCAAAAGGTCTTTGACATGGCGCCTGATGCGGAGCGCcaacggctgctgcggctgccgtcgctgcagcatcACCTGTGCGAGGTCGCCTGTTCCCCTCATGGCACCTTCGCAGTGCAGCGGCTCGTCGAGACGGTGCGCAacgcggaagaggagcaccTCGTCTTCGTTGCACTGGAGCGCgatctgctgcgcctgctgacGAACGCGAACGGTGGCCACGTTCTGATGAAGGTGATGGAGTGCATTCGACGTCAGTACATCGCCTTGATATCCGGCACAAACAGTGCCGCAGAGCTGTCGCCCGCAGCCATGGCGGCGACGCCGGCAAGGACGCCCACAACGGCATCGGGCGAAAGCAGCACTGCACCATCGCGTCGCCTGCTCgaggagcgggtggaggtgctCTTTCAGGCGATTCAGCAGCATTTGCTGTACGTCTGCCAGCACAAGCAGGGCTGCTGCATTATGCAAAAGTGTCTGGACTTCCTCCACGCGTGCGCTGGattgtcgccgtcgtcgcctctctcctcctctcctgccGGGGCACCGATGGACTACTTCGAACGCATGGCAGCGCTTCTCCTGCCCCACGTACAGGAGCTCTCCGCCCACCCCTTTGGTAACTACGTCGTGACCCGCCTCGTGGACGTCTGCTACGCacgcggcaccaccaccaccatcgacGCCGTGGCGGCTGGCATGCAGCGAGACTTGGTGCGGATGTGCACGAACAAGTTTGCATCCAACGTGATTGAGCACATTCTGCGTCACTGCAGCGAGCGGCGCATTCGACTCCTCTGCCAGTCGCTGATGGTTTCCGCCACACCTCCATCGACGTCAGCAGTGTACTCCTCTTCGGCTTCGATggcggcatcggcagcggcCACAAATGCCGCCATCGCTCGCCTGCCCTTAAGCACCGTTGTCATGGACCCGTACGGCAACTATGTCATTcagacgctgctgacggtggcACCGGTGGACGAGCTGGTGAACACACGTGCAGAGGGAGGCGGTATGCTGCCcgtgcttcagcagctcctgccgctgctcagtTCACGAAACTACGGTCGGAAGCTGGAGACCAAGACGGAGCTCGCCTTGCTGAGAGTGGaacagcaccaacagcagaAGCAGTGCCATAGTTAA